CCAGTCCCAGTTTTCTGATTTGACCACGCTGGTGCAGGAGAACCTGGCGGGCGTGCGGGTGGTCAAGGCCTACAACCAGGAGCAGGCCTTCCTGGACCGCTTCCAGGAGGCCAACCAGGAGTACTTCGACCGCAACATGAGGCTGGTGCGCCTTTCCGGCGCCTACAATCCGCTTTTGAGCATGCTGCTGGGCCTCTCGATGGTGGGCCTGCTCTGGTACGGGGGAGGCAAGGTCATCGCGGGAGCCCTCAGCCTGGGCGACTTCGCGGCCTTCATGAGCTACATCATGATGCTCAGTTGGCCCGTCATCGCCTTGGGCTGGGTGATGAACATCTTCGAGCGCGGGGCGGCCTCGATGGGACGCATCAACGAGGTGCTCCAGACCCAGCCCGCCGTGCGCGACGTCGACACCCGTCCCCTGGCCGGCATCGAGGGCGCCATCGAGGTGGACGGGCTGAGCTTCTCCTACAACGGGACGCCGGTGCTCAGCGGCCTTTCCTTCAAGGTTGAAGCCGGACGCACGCTGGCCGTAGTGGGACGCACCGGCAGCGGCAAGTCGACGCTGGCTTCGCTGCTGTGCCGCCTCCACCCGCTGCCCGACGGCGTCATCAAGATCGACGGACGCGACATCAATTCGATTCCCCTCAGCCAGTTGCGGGGCGCCATCGGCTACGTGCCCCAGGAGACGTTCCTGTTCTCCGACACGGTGGCCCGCAACATCGCCTTCGGCGCGCCTCAGGCCGATTTGGAAGAAATCCGCCGGGCCGCAGAGGTGAGCAACGTGCGCCGGGATATCGAGGACTTTCCCGAGGGATTCGAGACCTTCGTGGGAGAGCGGGGCATCACCCTCTCGGGCGGGCAGAAGCAGCGGGTAGCCATCAGCCGCGCCCTGCTGGTCGACCCCCGAATTCTCATCCTCGACGACGCCCTTTCGGCCGTCGACACCGAGACCGAAGAGCGCATCCTGGGCAGCCTGGGAAAGGAGTTGCAGGGACGCACGGCCTTGCTCATCTCGCACCGCATCTCCACCGTCAGCCGGGCCGACCAGATCCTGGTGCTGGACCGGGGCCGGATCGTGGAGCGGGGCAACCATGAGGAACTGATGGAGCTGGGCGGATACTATGCCGCCCTCTACGAGAAGCAGCTTCTTCAGGAAGAGCTGGAGGCGGGATGAAGTCCAAGCACTACCACGACGAAGAAGCGCTGGGCAAGATCTACGATTCCCGCCTGGCCCGGCGCATGTTCGGCTATCTCAAGCCCTACGGGCCGCAGGTGGCCTGCTCCATCGCCCTCTTGCTGGCGGTGGCCGGACTGCAGGTCCTGGGGCCCTACCTGATGAAGGTGGGCATCGACGACTACATCGCCGCCCGGGATTGGAGGGGACTGCGTGGGCTGGCCCTGATTTACGCGGGCATCCTGCTGCTGCAGTTCGTGACCGCCTACGCCCAAGCCTACCTCATGAACTGGACCGGCCAGCGCATCATGTACGACCTGAGGATGCAGATCTTCGGCCATTTCCAGCGCCTCCACCTGGCTTTCTTCGACAAGAATCCGGTGGGAAGGCTGATCACCCGCGCCACCACCGACGTCGACGTCCTCAATGAACTCTTCACCTCGGGCGTGATCAAGATCTTCGGCGACATCTTCACCCTGGTCTTCATCGTGGCCGCCATGCTCTGGATCAACTGGAAGCTGGCGCTGGTCAGCTTCGCCGTCATTCCGCTGCTGGTGGCGGCCACGGCTGTTTTCAAGATCAAGGTGCGGGGCGCCTTCCGCCGGGTCCGAACCGCCATCGCCGGCATCAACGCCTTTATGCAGGAGAACGTGACGGGCATGGCGGTGGTCCAGGTCTTCGGCCAGAAAGAACGCCAGTTCCAAGAGTTCCGCCGCCGCAACCAGGGGCATCGCGACGCCTTCCTCGACTCCATCTTCTACTACGCCGTCTTTTATCCGGCCGTCAATTTGATCGGCGCTCTGGCGGTGGCCCTGATCTTGTGGTACGGCGGATTGCAGGTGATGGAAGGGGCGCTGACGCTGGGGGCGGTGGTGGCCTTCATCCAGTACGCCGACCGCTTTTACCGTCCCATCAGCGACTTGAGCGAGAAGTTCGGGATTCTGCAGAGCGCCATGGCCAGTTCCGAGCGCATCTTCAAGCTGCTCGACCAGGAGCCTGAGATCCCGCCGGCCCAACGGCCTTACCTTCCCTCGGGCCCGGTGCGCGGAGAGATCGAGTTTCGCGACGTCACCTTCGCCTACAAGCCGGGACATCCCGTCCTCAAGCGGGTCAGCTTCAAGGTGGGTGCCGGAGAGAGGGTGGCCATCGTGGGAGCCACGGGTTCGGGCAAATCCACCATCATCTCTCTGCTGAGCCGCTTCTACGACATCCAGCAGGGCCGCATTCTGGTGGACGGGGTGGATGTGAGGGAATGGGACTCGGGGGCCTTGAGGCGGCAGATGGCCGTCGTCTTGCAGGACGTCTTTCTCTTCAGCGGCACGGTGGCCCAGAACATCAGCCTATGGTCGAGCCGCCGCCATCCCGCCCCCGCCCCGGAGAGCGTCCGCCGGGCGGCCCGCCAGGTGCATGCCCAGCCTTTCATCGAAGAGCTGGCCCAGGGATATGAAAGCCGGGTAGCGGAAAGAGGGGCGTCGCTGTCCGTGGGTCAGAGGCAGTTGCTGGCCTTCGCCCGGGCTCTGGCCCGCGATCCACGCCTGCTGATCCTGGACGAAGCCACCTCGTCCATCGACACCGAGACGGAACTGCTCATCCAGGACGCCCTCGACCGTTTGATGCAGGGACGGACTTCGCTGGTGGTGGCCCACCGGCTTTCCACCATTCAGACCAGCGACCGAATCATCGTGCTGCATAAAGGGCGCATCCGGGAATCAGGCACTCATCAAGAACTGCTGGCTGAACGCGGTCTTTACCACAAGCTTTATCAGTTGCAGTACAAAGATCAGTTAAGAGACTCCCGGCGGGACACGGCTATTTCTTGCCTTGATCGGGCATGAAGAACATCACCGATTCGCCCTCTTCCAGCCTCATGATGTCGTCCACGAAGAACTTGCGTTCGTCGGGCAGCCAGAACGCCTCGATGTCGTCCCAAGGGTCGTCCCAGGCCACGCGCCAGCGTACCGGGTGAGCCGATTGGCCTTCCACTTCCTCGGCTTCCTCGGCGGAATACGCGATTCCCTCGGGGTCGGCCACCCAAATCTGGCCGCTGCCCAGCCCGCGGTCGTAAACGCTGGCAGACCTTCTTACCTTGAATCTAAGCATAAACGAGTCACCCTGTTTGGATGCATCAATGTCCTTTGCATCGCCGTTTACGGCATATTTGCTCAGGTAAACGACGACTAACTCTTGGTCAGAGTCAATAAGCCCCAAATCTACCCGGTAGATTCCGGATACTCCCCTGTAACGAGTCTTTATATTAACACTAAGGACTGACTCGGGGTAGAGAGACGGCGGCTTCTCCCGGGGCGCCTTTCATCCCGGCCTATGCCGCTGGGAGCCATCCCGTCCCGCCACTGGCGGGCACGGAGATGCTAAACAAATTCGCATCGGAGCCGATGAGAGAAATGGCAAGCTGCCGCCTGGTGGCGGCCGAAGGGTGATTGCGGTGCAACGAAGAGAAATCATGGCCAAGGCCTTGCGCGACCTGCCGCCTTTTCCGGCGGTGGCTTGGGAGGTCATGCGCATGGTCAAGGATCCCAATGCGGGGGCTTCGGACCTGGAGAAGGTGGTGGCCCGCGACCCGGCTCTGGCGGCCCGCGTCCTCAAACTGTCCAACTCGGCCCTCTATGGGGTGCGCGGTACCATCACCACTCTTTCACGGGCCATCGTCATCCTGGGCATGAAGACGCTTCAGTCGCTGGTGGTGGCGGCTTCCAGCGAGTCGCTTTACCGGAGCGGCAGCCTCAAGGACCGGTTGATGTGGAACCATGCGCTGGGTGTGGCCCTGATATCGCGCCTGCTGGCCCGGCGTTTCAACCACAGCGAGCCTGAAGAGGCCTTCGTGGGGGGGCTTCTGCACGATATCGGCAAGACGGTGCTCGACCATAATCTGCCGGGCCGTTATCAAAACGTGCTTCAGGCCGTCTACAACGACGGCATGACCTTCCTGGAGGCTGAGAATCACTATCTGGATTTCAACCATACCGAGGTGGGGGCTTACGTGCTCAACCGCTGGAATTTCGCCCCTGTTCTGCAGGAGGCGGTGCGCCTCCATCACCAGCCCGAGTATGCCCAGATCGACGCCCGCCTGTGCGCCATCGTCAGCTTGGCCAACACCCTCTGCGTGCGTCTGGGCGTGGGGCCGGAACGCAATCCCGATCTCGACCTGAGCGATTGCGAAGCGGTCTCGATGCTCAAGTTGAGCGGGGAGGAGGCGGAGCAACTGCTGGAGGCGGTGCGTCCGGGGCTGCAAGACCAGGAACTGTTTTAGTTTTAGCTATAAGTAGCGAGCAGCCTCATACCGCCGAGAGGCAATTGGGCCTTAACCGCGGTCACTGATGGTTGACACGTGTGTGAACTTGTTGGCCACCTAGTGGCCGTAGCGAGCAGCCTCATACCGCCGAGAGCAAATAGGCCCTCAGCGCGGTCGCTGAAACTTGATTCGTGTGTGAACTTGTTGGCCACCTAGTGGCCCTAGTGGCCCTAGGAGCCGACCTGGAAACGGAGGCGGTGGAAGTCGTTGCTCTTGGCCTCGAGATCCATCAACTGGAGCTGAAGCACGTACTGTCCCGGCTCGAATCCCTGCAGAGGAATGACCGTGCCCCAGTCGCGTCCGCTTTGGGCGGAGCCGGGAAGCTCGGTGGGCTGGATGCGCTTGATGATCTGTCCTTCATGAATGAAGCTGGCGGCCAGCACCACCCGGCAGTCCTGTTGTTCGGGCACCCAGTACTGAAAGTAAAGGTAAAGGTGAGAGTCGCTGCCGAACTGAGAAGTCCTCATGGGCAGCAGCCGCACGCCTTGGTAGACCAGCTCCGAGTCTGAGGGCAGGGGCTGGTCGGGGGAGCCCACTTCCACGCGGTTGGTGACCAGCACCGACCCGAAAGCCACCTTGGAGGGGCTGCGCTGCTGCAAGTCGACTTCTAGCAGGGCCGTGCCGCTGCTCTGCGACTCGACCTCGCGCAGCACCGTGCGCAAAGTGTAGTGTCCGGCCGGGGCCAGGAAGCGGTTGCCGTATTCGACGTTTTCCAGCGGGTAGTCCTGGGGGATCTCCAGCGAGTCGATGAACTCATCGAAGATTCTGCCTTGCTCGTCCAGCAGCGAAGTGTAGATGTCGACCCTCTGTCCCTTCAGGCCTTGCACCGGGAATTGGACGGTGAGCGGCAGCATCCATTCTTGCTGGGGCAGGAAATAGCTTTCCCAGGAGAGATCGACCCGCAGGGAATCGAAGGTGACGTTGGCGGCGATGTCTTTCTTGATGCTGTCCTGCGACTGGATGCGACGCCGGCGTTCCTCTTCTTCCTCTTCCAGCAGTTGGCCGGGTGAACGGAAGAGATCGGCCACGTGCTTGGCGAAGTCGCCCGTCCCCGAGGTGGGCAATTCGGCGCCGCGCGCGTTGATGACGCCCGGCGGACCCGCCATGGTCAGGCGGTAGCGCACGTCGGCTTCCATCCAATTGGGGTTGGAGGCGGGAAAGAACTTGCGCTCCAGGGTGTCGGCCTTTTCCTGGGCGGTCTGCGATTCGCCCAGCACGAAGTTCTGACGGGTAAGTCCGCCGGCCCGCTGGAAGACTACCCGCATTTCTCCCCTGAAGTGCTTGGCCAGGGGCAGTTGGTGGTAGACCCAGACGATGCTGTCGGGGCTGCGTTCGGTGGACTCGAGTTGCTGATCGGCACTGATTACGTTGCGGGCCTGGTGGAAGTATTCGCCGTCCGGAGGGCCGTGGATGATATAGACGCGTCCGCGGTCGCTCTTCCAGCCGGGCACGCCTTCCGAAAAGTGCTGCTGGGCGAAGATCCAGCGCCGGTAGTGCTCTTCCTTGTACTCGTTTCGCGGGGTGGAAGGGCTGGGGTCGCGGCGCTGCCAGAACCGCGCGATGAAGGCCTGCTTCTCCTCTTTGCCCTGGAGGCTTTTGAATTCCTCTTTTTCTTTCTCGGAGATAATCCACACCACCTCGCGCTCCAGCCATTTCTTGAACTGCCCCTTTTCCGCCGCGTCCTGAGCCGAAAGCGGGCAGAGCAGGCAAGGGATGAAGAACGAAGAAGCCAGTGCCAGACGGATGGATTTCACGATGTTCTCCTAACGGATAAGAAAGTCGGCGCTGCGCCTCCGCGCCTGTCCCGCCTGGCGGTCGAGTACCTCCAATTCCAGCCGGTAGCGTCCGGGAGCGAAACGTCTGAGGGGGAATGAGATGCCGTAGGCCGTGCGCCGTTCCTCTTCCTTCCCTCCGGCTTCCGTCAGGTAGTCCAACGACTTGCTGGGCACCGTGGCCACCAGCCGCCGGCCCTGCCAGAAGCGGCACACCAGATCGAGGTCGGGCTGGGCGTCGCGCAGAGCGGGGTTGTAGACCTCGACGAAAGCCGTCAGGAGATCGCCGCGGCGGAAGCGGCTGTCCGTCGCCGGAATCAGGTAGAAGTCCTGCAGAGAGGGCGGACGGCTGCCCCCCAGAAGGCGCACCGGCAGCGACTCCTCTCTGGCCGAGGAAGCGCGCGGCACCACGTCCCGGAAAAGCAGCACGTCGCTCATGGCCAGCGATTCCCCCGAGAAATCGGGCAGTTCCACGGGACGGCTGAGGAAGGCCGCCGCCCTGTGATCCTGGAGGGTGGCGTAGACGGCCAGCCGGTAGCTGCCGGGACGGGCCTCCAGGCGGGTCTGGTAGAGAAAATCGCGCTCTTCCTCACCCTGGCCATGGGCGGGATGAGCTTGCAGGCGCATGCGGTCCACCACGTGAGCCACCGGTTGCCGGCCGGGGCCGATCAGCTCGATGAGGAACTCCAGGGTATCTCCAGCCCAGGAGGAGTCCAGGGACAGAGTCACCGGCAGGGTGGTCTGTCCCCGGGCGGCGCGGACGGCGCCCGTCTGCAGCCCCAACTCGAAGCGCTGCACGTAGACTTCCGACTCGACGTTCTCGCGCAGCCGCCGCCGCAGGGCCAGCTTGCGCTCCAGCACATTGCCCCGCGACTCGTCCAGATCGCGGATGCCCAGCACCACCTCGTTGGCGTCGAAACGGAAGGCGGCCGAAGGGGTGAAGATGGATGAATAGAGCTGCTCCACGCTGCCGTAACGGTACTGCCCGGCGTAGACTACCTTGTAGCCTCCCGCCGTGTTGTTCTCCTGCATGAAACGGGCGATGGCCAGATCGCGCTGAAGCCGGTAGGTATAGTTCTGGTCGGCGGCGGGGCCGAGGCGCGAAAGCTGGTGGGCGGCGGCCCACAAGGCCGTACGGTTGGCCCTCGAGAAGATGACCTCGAAGTGTCCCGGAAAGTGTCGCGCCCCGTCCAGATGATGATAGACCCAGACCTCGCTGTCGGGCATCTCCAAAGGAATGCGGGCGAAGGGGGTCTTTTTCACGCTGGTCTGCTGGGCCAGCACCGGCGTGGGGCCGAAGATCTCCAACTGCAGCGTCGATCCGCCGATGTCGAAGTGGATGGTGTCGGGCGGGCCGTGCATGATCCACACCCGTCCCCGCGCCGTCCGCCACCCGGGGATGCCCTCCGAGAATTTCTCGTTGGCCTGGCGGATGCGCTTCAGGTGCTGCTGACGGAACTCGTTGGCTTGCGTGGAAGGGTCGGGGTCGCGCAGGCGCCAGAAGCGCTCGATGAAGGCATCGCGCTCGGCGTCGCTGGCGAGGGCCCTGAACTCGTCGTTTTCGCGGTCTGAGATCAGGTAGGGGACTTCTTCCTCAAGCCACTGGCGGTAACGCTCGGCCAAAGGGCCCGGCGGCCCGGTTGCCGCAGGTCCCGCCGCCAGGACCAAGGGGCAGAGAAAACCGAGAAAAATCCCGGCCGTCAGGCCCCGGCGGACCTCGGCGAAGATGCCTCTTCCCATCGTCTACCTCCAAGAATCGTTGCAGGGCATTATACAGCCTGCTGTCAAAGGGCGGGTAGGGGGAGAGGGCGAGCGGGCCGGACTTCTACAATTCGCGTCCGAAGTACTCGTAGTTGATCTCGATGTAGTTCTGCCACTGATCGGGCACCTCGTCCTCGGGGAAGATGGCTTCCACCGGGCACTCGGGTACGCAGGCGCCGCAATCGATGCATTCCTCGGGATCGATATAGAGCTGCTTGGCTCCTTCGAATTCCTCCTCGTCGCTGCGCGGATGGATGCAGTCCACCGGGCAGGAGTCGACGCAGGCGGTGTCTTTGGTGTCAATGCAGGGTTCACAGATGATGAAGGTCATCAGCGGTCTCCTTTTCTGGTTGCTGCCACCCTTCAAATGTAAAGAAAATTGGCTCCAGGTCAAGTGCAAAAGTGATTTTTTAGGCTTTTTATACATTTTTGTAGAAAAATAAGCCCCGCTCGGCACTTTCCCGGGCAGACGGATACAATAGTGAAGATGACAAAGCGCCGACTCCTTCACCGGCTGGCCTGGGTCTTGGGCGGGCTGGCTTGTCTGGCAGGGCTGCTCTGGTGGGGGACGCTCCCCGAAGTGGAGTCCTTCCAGGCCGTGAAGGAGAACTTCAGCCGCTCTGACGCGGTCTTCCTGAGCCGGCAAAAAGAGGTGCTTCAAGAGGTCCGCGTCGATATGCAGGGACGGCGCCTGCGCTGGACGCCACTGGCGGACATCTCCCCTGCTTTGAGAGAAGCCGTGCTGCTGGCCGAGGACCGGCGCTTTTTCTCTCACGCGGGGGTGGATTGGAGAGCGGCGGCGGGCGCCGCAACGGATTGGCTGAGGGGTCAGGGACTACGCGGAGCCAGCACCATCAGCATGCAGGCCGCCGCCTTGATCGATCCCCGGCTGCGGGCCCAGGGACGCCGTTCCTGGATGCAGAAGTGGAATCAGGTGCTGACCGCCCGGGCCCTTGAGAGCAGTTGGAGCAAAGAGGAGATTCTGGAGGCTTACCTCAACCTGGTCTGGTTCCGCGGCGAACTGCAAGGGGTGGAAGCAGCCTCCCGCGGACTCTTCGGCAAGCGTCCCCACGGGCTGGAGCGGGCTGAGGCGGCGCTGGCGGCCGCCCTCATCCGCGCTCCCAACGCCTCCTGGGAGCAGGTGGCGCAGCGCGCCCAGTTACTCTGGGAGGGAGCCTCGCCGGCCCAGCGCCAGGAAATGGACGGCCTGGCGCGTCGGGCGTTGAGCGGGGGCTACCGCGTTGCGGGCCGGGCCGATGAGGCCTTTCACGCCGCCCGCCGGATGCTGGGCGGAGAAGAGTCGGGCGCCTCGCCCATTCATTCTACCCTGGACGCCCCATTGCAGCGCTATGCCGCTCAGGTTCTGCGCCAGCACCTGGGCCATCAGGACGGACGCAACGTTTCCGACGGCGCCGTGCTGGTGGTCGACAACGCCTCGGGACAGGTCTTGGCCTACCTGGGAGGCAGCGCTGAGCTTTCCAGCGCCCGCTATGTGGACGGCGTGCAGGCCCTGCGCCAAGCCGGCTCGACGCTCAAGCCCTTCCTCTACGGACTGGCTTTCGAGCGGCGCCTCTTGACGCCGGCTTCGCTGCTGCGCGACGAGCCCATGGAGGTGGCGGTGGGGGGAAGCGTCTACCGTCCCCAGAACTACGACCAGAGCTTTCGGGGATGGGTGACGGCGCGGGTGGCGCTGGCTTCTTCGCTCAACGTCCCCGCCGTTCAAGTGTGGCAGACGGTAGGAGGCGAGCCCTTTGTGGAACGCCTGCGCCGGCTGGGCATAGGTCCCCTGCTGGAGGCTGATTTCTACGGACCTTCGCTGGCCCTGGGATCGGCCGAAGTCCGTTTGTGGGACATGGTCAACGCCTACCGGACGCTGGCCAACGGCGGCCTTTGGACGCCCCTCACCCTGCGCCTGTCGGGCCGGGACGCGGCCGAGGACGCACCCCGCAGGGTCTACACGCCGGAGGCGGCCTTTTTGTTGGGCCGCATCCTCTCCGACCGCCAGAGCCGGGCCGCCACCTTCGGCCTGGAAAGCGCGCTGGCCACCCGCTTCTGGACCGCCGTCAAGACGGGAACCAGCAAGGACATGCGCGACAACTGGTGCTTGGGCTATTCCAGCCGCTACACGGTGGGGGTGTGGGTGGGCAACTTCTCGGGAGAGCCCATGTGGGACGTCAGCGGCGTCACCGGAGCGGCCCCGGTCTGGCTCGACCTCATGAACCGTCTTCACGAGAGCCTCCCCAGCCAGCCTCCGGATGCTCCCCCAGGGGTGGTGGAAGCGCGGGTTAGGATGGCGCTGCAAGGGGAGGTGAGCAAGGAGTGGTTTTTGCGCGGCAGCCAGCCGCGCGAGGTGCGCCCGCGTCCGGCCGCTGCCGCAGCCGCCCGCATTCTCTCGCCGGCTGCCGACACCGTCTTCGCCCTCGATCCCGAGATTCCCGACAAGCGGCAACGCCTCTTCTTTCGCCTCGACGACTGTCCCCACTGCCGCTGGCGCCTCAACGGAGAGGATCTGGGGCCGGCCTCGGCAAAGATCTCCTGGAAGCCGGTGCCCGGACGCCACCTGCTGCAACTGATCGGCTGTCCCCCGTCTCAAGCCTCCTGCAACGGTCCTGTGCTCGACGCCGTCACTTTCCAGGTGCGCGGCTCATTGGATTAAGGGCCCAACTCGCAAGTCCGGATTGGGGGGTTGGGCTAGGGCTTTTTTTCCAGTTCTTTGGCCAATTCGATCAAGGCCTGTTTGGCCTGCGGGTGGGAGCTGTCGCCCAACTCCCGGATAGCGGCTTTGCGCAGGCGCAGGCTGGGATGGGTGCGGGCGATGGAGACCACCGTGTCGACTCCGCGGCCTTGAGGAATGTTGAGCAGGGCCTCCAGGGCCTCGCGCTGCACCCGGTAGTCGGCGTCGTTTTCGGCCACCCGCTGCAAGGTGGGCAGGATTCTCTCCGAGGCCTGGCGTCCCAGTTGCTCCAGCGCTTCCCGGCGGACGGCCGGCTGGGCGTGAGATTCCGCCGTGGCGATGAGCGTGGACAAAGTGTCCTGGGCGGGGAAGCGGGCCAGGGCCTCAACCGCCTCCTTCTGGGCGCTGGCCGGAATGTCGGCTTGCAGCGCTTCTTGCAGGACCCTGCGTGCCGGGGCGTCCTTGCGTTTGCCCAGGGATTCGGCGGCTTCGCAGCGGACTTTCTCGTCCGGGTGCTGGAAGAGGACGCGCCGCAGGGCATTGAGCCCCTGGTCGTCGGCAAAGTAGGCCAGGGATTCCACCGCCTCCCGGGCTACGCGGGAATTGCTGTCCTCGAAGGCGCTTTGCTGCAGCGCCTGGACGGACCGCTCGGTCTTGTGACGGCGCAATTGCTCGGCGGCTTCCCGGCGCAGGTCGGGCTCGCCGTTCTCGCGCAGCACTTCGATCAGGGCCGCTTCGGCGCGGGCCAGGGATATGGCTCCCAGGGCCTCGACGGCCTCTTTGCGCACGGCCGCGGAAGCGTCGTTTTGCAACGTCCGCTGCAGCAGGCCCACCGACTCGGGGGTCTGCACCATGCGCAGTCCTTCGGCGGCCTCGCGGCGGACGTCCGCCGACTCTTCGTGCGAGAGCACCTGCTGCATGAAGGCAAGCGCTTGCCGGGGCAGGTCGTGGAAGGCTGCCGCCTCAACCACTTCCTTGCGGGCTTTTTCCGCCTCTTCGCCTTGATAGAGGCTGCGCATCAACCTGAAACCTTCTGCCGCTTCCACCTGCCCCGCCCACACCAGCGGATGGTCCTCCAGCGGAAAGGGGAACTCGACGTTGCCGCGCACCATGTTGCGCAGTTGGTGGGCGGCGCCGTCCTCGCTCTTGAAGTAAAGCAGGACGGCCACGGTTTTCTGCACCATTTCCTCGGGATCGGGGCTGAAGTGATCTTCGAACACCGTGGCGGGATCGTCGAGCAGGGGCAGCAGTGAGCGGCCGTAGGTGGAGACCAGTCCGTCGCGCAGGGTCATGCGGTAGGAGTTGAGCACGTGGGCGTCCCGGCGCATGTTGCGGCGGAAGGCATAGCCGAACCAGAAGGCGTCCTGGGAGGAGGCTTGGGACTGCCCGCGGGCCCACTCCAGTTTTTGTTCCAGAGCGCCCTGAGGCGCCCGCTCCAGGTTCTGAGCCAGGCCTGTCAGGCTCAGCAGCAAGAAAGTCAGGCAAAGGATTACTCTTCTTTTCATCTTCTCTCCTCTCGAATTTTGGACGTGGCCGAGAGATTCCGGTTGGCCCGATCTGGCAGTCGGCTCCTAGTTGCGGTTGAGGATCTCTACCAGCGCCTGTTTGGCGGCCGGGGTGCCAATTTCGCCCAGCGAGTTGACGGCCGCGCGGCGGACCGCCGTATGAGCGTCCTCCATGGCGGCTTTCTTGAGGGCCTCCACCGAGCGGTCGTCATTGAATTCGCCCAGCCCGCGGGCCGCTCGCAGGCGGCAGGCGTGGCTGCGGTCCTGGCCCAGGATCTGGGCCAGCGTGAGCAGGGATTCCTCGCTGCGGAACTCGTCCAGCATTCGTACGGCGGTTTCGCGCATCACCGGGCTGGCGGCATTGAGGGCCAGATCGCGGACGAAGGGAAAGGCAATCTCGTCGTCCATGTCGGCGATCGCGGCCAGCGCCGTCTTGCGGACTTCGTTGTCGCCGTGTGACATGACCAGTTCCCTCAAGAAAGGCAGCACCATCTCGGAGGGGAAGTCGTCGCCCAGGACCAGGAGCGCGCGCCGCCGCGTCCTCTCCAGCACGGCTTGTTCGAAGACCTGGCGCAGGGCATCGAAGCCCGCCTGGTC
This sequence is a window from Acidobacteriota bacterium. Protein-coding genes within it:
- a CDS encoding ABC transporter ATP-binding protein; translation: MSRSPRIPERIRHLGHLLPFLRPYRRPMLAGACMVMLTNIAAAASPWILKLGIDHLTQSISLSLLGFYAGLILAASLVEGVFRFAMRRILIGVSRHVEFDLRNGLFRHLQELSGDFYQSRSTGDIMARATNDLNAVRSVLGPAVMYSLNTFFTFLTVISLLLYLNWRLALLVLIPLAGVTLAVKFFGQRIHERFEKIQSQFSDLTTLVQENLAGVRVVKAYNQEQAFLDRFQEANQEYFDRNMRLVRLSGAYNPLLSMLLGLSMVGLLWYGGGKVIAGALSLGDFAAFMSYIMMLSWPVIALGWVMNIFERGAASMGRINEVLQTQPAVRDVDTRPLAGIEGAIEVDGLSFSYNGTPVLSGLSFKVEAGRTLAVVGRTGSGKSTLASLLCRLHPLPDGVIKIDGRDINSIPLSQLRGAIGYVPQETFLFSDTVARNIAFGAPQADLEEIRRAAEVSNVRRDIEDFPEGFETFVGERGITLSGGQKQRVAISRALLVDPRILILDDALSAVDTETEERILGSLGKELQGRTALLISHRISTVSRADQILVLDRGRIVERGNHEELMELGGYYAALYEKQLLQEELEAG
- a CDS encoding ABC transporter ATP-binding protein: MKSKHYHDEEALGKIYDSRLARRMFGYLKPYGPQVACSIALLLAVAGLQVLGPYLMKVGIDDYIAARDWRGLRGLALIYAGILLLQFVTAYAQAYLMNWTGQRIMYDLRMQIFGHFQRLHLAFFDKNPVGRLITRATTDVDVLNELFTSGVIKIFGDIFTLVFIVAAMLWINWKLALVSFAVIPLLVAATAVFKIKVRGAFRRVRTAIAGINAFMQENVTGMAVVQVFGQKERQFQEFRRRNQGHRDAFLDSIFYYAVFYPAVNLIGALAVALILWYGGLQVMEGALTLGAVVAFIQYADRFYRPISDLSEKFGILQSAMASSERIFKLLDQEPEIPPAQRPYLPSGPVRGEIEFRDVTFAYKPGHPVLKRVSFKVGAGERVAIVGATGSGKSTIISLLSRFYDIQQGRILVDGVDVREWDSGALRRQMAVVLQDVFLFSGTVAQNISLWSSRRHPAPAPESVRRAARQVHAQPFIEELAQGYESRVAERGASLSVGQRQLLAFARALARDPRLLILDEATSSIDTETELLIQDALDRLMQGRTSLVVAHRLSTIQTSDRIIVLHKGRIRESGTHQELLAERGLYHKLYQLQYKDQLRDSRRDTAISCLDRA
- a CDS encoding HDOD domain-containing protein, with amino-acid sequence MQRREIMAKALRDLPPFPAVAWEVMRMVKDPNAGASDLEKVVARDPALAARVLKLSNSALYGVRGTITTLSRAIVILGMKTLQSLVVAASSESLYRSGSLKDRLMWNHALGVALISRLLARRFNHSEPEEAFVGGLLHDIGKTVLDHNLPGRYQNVLQAVYNDGMTFLEAENHYLDFNHTEVGAYVLNRWNFAPVLQEAVRLHHQPEYAQIDARLCAIVSLANTLCVRLGVGPERNPDLDLSDCEAVSMLKLSGEEAEQLLEAVRPGLQDQELF
- a CDS encoding GWxTD domain-containing protein — encoded protein: MKSIRLALASSFFIPCLLCPLSAQDAAEKGQFKKWLEREVVWIISEKEKEEFKSLQGKEEKQAFIARFWQRRDPSPSTPRNEYKEEHYRRWIFAQQHFSEGVPGWKSDRGRVYIIHGPPDGEYFHQARNVISADQQLESTERSPDSIVWVYHQLPLAKHFRGEMRVVFQRAGGLTRQNFVLGESQTAQEKADTLERKFFPASNPNWMEADVRYRLTMAGPPGVINARGAELPTSGTGDFAKHVADLFRSPGQLLEEEEEERRRRIQSQDSIKKDIAANVTFDSLRVDLSWESYFLPQQEWMLPLTVQFPVQGLKGQRVDIYTSLLDEQGRIFDEFIDSLEIPQDYPLENVEYGNRFLAPAGHYTLRTVLREVESQSSGTALLEVDLQQRSPSKVAFGSVLVTNRVEVGSPDQPLPSDSELVYQGVRLLPMRTSQFGSDSHLYLYFQYWVPEQQDCRVVLAASFIHEGQIIKRIQPTELPGSAQSGRDWGTVIPLQGFEPGQYVLQLQLMDLEAKSNDFHRLRFQVGS
- a CDS encoding GWxTD domain-containing protein, coding for MGRGIFAEVRRGLTAGIFLGFLCPLVLAAGPAATGPPGPLAERYRQWLEEEVPYLISDRENDEFRALASDAERDAFIERFWRLRDPDPSTQANEFRQQHLKRIRQANEKFSEGIPGWRTARGRVWIMHGPPDTIHFDIGGSTLQLEIFGPTPVLAQQTSVKKTPFARIPLEMPDSEVWVYHHLDGARHFPGHFEVIFSRANRTALWAAAHQLSRLGPAADQNYTYRLQRDLAIARFMQENNTAGGYKVVYAGQYRYGSVEQLYSSIFTPSAAFRFDANEVVLGIRDLDESRGNVLERKLALRRRLRENVESEVYVQRFELGLQTGAVRAARGQTTLPVTLSLDSSWAGDTLEFLIELIGPGRQPVAHVVDRMRLQAHPAHGQGEEERDFLYQTRLEARPGSYRLAVYATLQDHRAAAFLSRPVELPDFSGESLAMSDVLLFRDVVPRASSAREESLPVRLLGGSRPPSLQDFYLIPATDSRFRRGDLLTAFVEVYNPALRDAQPDLDLVCRFWQGRRLVATVPSKSLDYLTEAGGKEEERRTAYGISFPLRRFAPGRYRLELEVLDRQAGQARRRSADFLIR
- a CDS encoding ferredoxin family protein encodes the protein MTFIICEPCIDTKDTACVDSCPVDCIHPRSDEEEFEGAKQLYIDPEECIDCGACVPECPVEAIFPEDEVPDQWQNYIEINYEYFGREL